A segment of the Fibrobacter succinogenes subsp. succinogenes S85 genome:
GTAAATGTCGGAGGATCATTCACAGGAGTGACCGTGAAAGCTGCGGTCTTGTTATCGCTACCGTAATCCGGGTCATTTGCGATAAACTTGATTCTTGCAGCACCATACCAGTGCTTGTCGGGAACAACAATCGTTGCAACGCGGTTAGCGTCAATCGTTACAGACAAATCACCATCAGCCTGAGGACCGCCTGCCGGGACAACTTCGGTATCCCATGTAATCAGGTTCTTCTTGTGGTCCGGGTCATTTACAAAGTCATCCAAGCGAATCTTGGTGAACTGCTGACCTTCCGTAATGACCTGACTCGGTATCTGAGATACAACCGGCGGATTGTTCACGGATTCAACCGAGAAGTTCACCGTTTCAGATGCACTGGCACCTTTAGAGTCCGTTGCCGTAAAGGTCAAGTCTTCGGAACCATTCCAAAGGGCATCCGGAGTTGCAATTTCAACCGTATGGTCCGGAGCGATATTCACCTTGAGGGCCTTGTTGCCGCTCACCTTCCAACGGATCTGCGAGGGCTGGTCCGTGTCGTCGGTGACAAAGTTATCAAGTTTGAACTTCGTGAAAGTCCCACCTTCCAAAATAGATTCGCCAGGAATTCCACCCACCTGTGGCGGTTCGTTCGCCGGAGCCGGTTCAGGAGCAGGTTCACTTACAGGGGCCGGAGCAGCTTGTGGAGCCGGGGCCGCAGATGCAGGATTTTGCGCAAACGATGATGTTGCAATAACACTAGCAGATGCTATCAAGGTCGCCATGGACCTCTTCAGTTTTTTCATTTTCGATCTCCGATACCATACATGCAATCAAAATTTCATAGTGAAATTTATCACACGTCCTTAAAATCGTCTTTAAATATAACGCTTTTCCGAGAAATCTTTTCATATTTTGAATTGGTTTTCCATAACAAAAAATGAGCTTTTTGTCTATTTCGTTTCAGAAATTTACGTAACTAATTGAGCATCAACGAGTTACAGAAAGAAGGTATAAAAAGTCCTCCACCATCTGTTTTTCGGGTAAAAATCGCATTTTCCACACAAAACTCATAAAAGAGGCTTCAGTTATGTAAATTTTTTGTAAAACAAGGCTTTTTTGGTCAATCGTCCCCCTCCCGAGGGCTTCAAAAAGCTGCAAAATTTCACAAAAAAAACTAATTTTGAAATAAACCGATTAAATCTAACCAGGAAACACAATGAAATTCGTATTTCTCTGCGACGCCAACTACCTCAAGGGCGACATAGTCAACTTCCAGAACAACTTCCCGACCAATCACGAACTTGTGACGATGACCTCTGAAGACCTTCTCCAGAGCAAGTCCATCATCGAAGGGACCTTCGCTATCTTGGCAGAACGTACCACTTGGCAGAAGAACTTCAGCCTTTTCCGCTACTTCGGCCTCCTCCCGCTCCTTGAAGTGCTCCCGCTCGGCATCGTCAGCCGTGGCCGCCGCAACGAACCCATCGAGGGCCGCAGCCAGAACAGAAACCAGGAAATTTTCTTCAACCCGGCCGCATCCGCTGAAGAACTTTACCTCCAGGTCGACAAGTTCGTCGCCGCACCTCCTTCTGGCTACTCCTATCCGCGCGGTGCCGCTAAGTAAGGCATGCAAAGAAAGGTCCTAGAAAGCCTTTACAACCAAGGCGGGTTATCGCTTTTCGCCATTTCTGACGAAGAAACCTTACCCACAGAAGCCTTGCATAAATTCGCACTGGCACTTAACGCCGGTGCGCGTTTTATTGTAATTGACTTTACCGGGAAGCGCCCTTTTGAAGGGAATGCGCCTTTCCAGACCTCGCACCTTTCACAAAAGCTCCTCTCCGCCGAGGATATTCAAAAGATTACAGCCTCTTCTACAGAAGACGGGTGCATCTCATTTACAGGGACTAAGGCAATCCCCACCTCGGACATAGAATTCCGCACGCTTTACCACAACCTTAAAAACCTCGAAAAAATAGCCCCGCAAGTCATCGGCATCGTTTCGACCGAACAAGTCGAAAACGTCGGAAAGCTAGTCGCCATGGCACGACTCCTGATCATGCATGTGACACCCCTTTCCATGAAATCGGCGGCATCATTCATCGAGGACGTGAAAGAAGCGCAAAAAATCGAAATTTTGTGGCTTTCCAAGGAACGCCCGGCAAGACGAGCCTACCCCAAGGCCCGCAAGGCCATCAGCAGAAACGCAAGCGCCACCAAGGAAGCGTTCAACCTGGATTTTCAAAAGAACCCGGAAGAACTCGCCAAAGTCATCCAAAAGCTCCATAAAGTTTCAATTCTCGTGAAAAATCCGCTTGACGGATTCCCGAGACTCATCCGCAACCTGTTTCCGCTATTGCTCATCGCCGTTATTATCGCGCCATTCCTCTTTGTCACAGACATCGACAGGAGCGATTCCAACCTCCGAGACCGCATCCAGGAACGAAACCAGCTTTCCGTAGCCCCCTCGTTCGAATACACCTTTGACGGGAACGAAAGCATGCAGCGCATCGCGCGTTACGCTATCGGACGATTTGACGCGATCATCACAAACGAAAAGATGATTAAGAACTACGTAGCCAAGACACTTGAAGACAATGGCTACGGCGTGACCGCATGGGAAAAGGGCTGCCACAACATTCCGCCTAAAGGAACCACAATACGCTTTTCCCGCCCGGACGAAATCAAGCGCCCCGCCTCGGCTGATACAATCGGCGCTGCATGGAAATTCTGGACATCCGTCATTTCGGACAGCATCGCCTACATCACGGAATTTTATCATGAAACAGCCACCGCTACGCAAAGAAAGCACAACGGCATTGACGTCGCCAGCCGCCAGGGAGCACGTATTTTAGCCCCATACGGAGCCAAAGCCTGGACTAGCCGTGATGAACGCGGAGGCGTGATTATTGCACTCGTTCGTAAGCAAGACGTTATCTTGTTTATGCATTGCGACAAGCTCCTTTATCTGAACGGCCAGGAGGTCATGCCGGGTGACCCGATTGCCACCGTAGGCACCACAGGACACACCACTGGACCGCATGCGCATATCGTTACGGGACTCGTCAGCAAGAAGGGAAAAAAGAGGATAGGCAACGTCCGTTACGACGTCATAGACCCCATAAAGTGGTTTTACAAATTCAAGCCGACCTCCAAATAAACTTTTTTGGTGTTTTTCGTCACACCTAACGTAAAAACATGCCAAAAACGGGCTTTCGTAACAGTAATTTTACACCCTTACTATCGCAAATTAATCCACAATTAAGTAACTTTGGTACACGGGATTGATGTAGTTAAAAAACAATGTCAAAACAAAAGGATTAGGACATGAAACATTCCATCATTGGGGCATCCCTCTTCATCGCAGTAGCACTCATCACCGGTTGCTCTAGCGTTGTCACCCCCAAAGCCGAACTTGCCGTTCACAACGACTCGGTACACGATATTCCCGCCATTGACAGCCTCATCGTCAGCATGAAGCAAGACTACATTAAGCAGTGCTATATGCCTGTTGCTAGCCACTTGCCGCCTGAAAATTCCTGCCAGTCCGACTTGTTCCAGATGGTCGAACGCCGCTACCACATGGAATACAACCAGAACCACGTTGCCGCCGCTAGCAACGAACTCTTCTTCAAGGACGTCGTTCCGGAAATCAACAAGAAGGTCAAGAGAGAACCGGCACTTCGCGATCCGCTGCGCCGCGCATTCTCCAACAGCAACGAAATGCTCGCCTACTACAAAGACAAGTATAAGTTCAACACCCAGATTGAACAGTTCTAATTCCATTTTTCTTGTTAAGACTACATTAAACACGGCTCACAAGGCTGTGTTTTTTGTTTATTCTTTCGTCTTTCGTCTTTCGTCTTTCGTCTAAAATTCTATATTTACGCCCGCAATAAAACAAACCTAAAAGAGACAAATCTATGGGAAAATCACTCTATCAGAAAATTTTCGAAAGCCACACGGTAGCTAAGCTCCCGAGCGGCCAGTGCCAGCTCTTTATCGGGCTTCACCTCTGCCACGAAGTGACGAGTCCGCAGGCCTTCGCCCAGCTCCGCGAAGAAGGCCAGAAGGTGCTGTTCCCGGAACGCACTTTTGCCACGGTCGACCACATTATCCCGACCACTTTCCCGGAACGTAACCGCCCGCTCCAGGACGGCATTTCCGAAGAGATGTTCTCCCATATCGAAAACAACACCAAGAATAACGGCATCAAGTTCTTTGGCCCCAGCACCTGCGAACAGGGCGTTATCCACATCGTTGGCCCGGAAGAAGGCGTTACGCAGCCGGGTATGACCGTTGCTTGCGGTGACTCTCACACGGCAACGCACGGTGCATTCGGTGCTATCGCATTCGGTATCGGCACAAGCCAGGTGGCAGACGTTCTCGCCACCCAGACGCTCGCCATGAGCCCCTTGAAGACTCGCCGCATCAAGTTCACCGGCAAGCTCAAGCCGGGTGTGACCGCCAAGGACGTAGCCCTTGCTTACATCGCTAAGCTCGGTGTGAACGGTGGCGTTGGCTACGCTTACGAATTTGCAGGTCCGGTCATCGAAGAAATGGGCATGGAAGGCCGTATGACGGTCTGCAACATGGCTATCGAAGGCGGCGCCCGCGTCGGTTACTGCAACCCCGACGAAAAGACTTTTGAATACCTCAAGGGCCGTCCGTACGCCCCGAAGGCCGACAAGTGGGACGAAGCCGTTGCTTACTGGAAGTCCGTGGCTACCGACGCCGACGCTCAGTTTGACGACGAAGTCGAAATCAACTGCGACAACCTCGAACCGATGGTCACCTGGGGTATCACTCCGGCTCAAGCCATCCCGCTCAACGGCAACATGCCGAAGATCGACGAATTCGAAGGCAGCGAAAAGAAGGTCATTTCCGAAGCCTACGAATACATGGGCTGGGAAGAAGGTTCCAAGATGATTGGCCGCCCGATCGACATCGCATTCGTGGGTAGCTGCACTAACGGCCGCCTCTCCGACTTGCAGGCCGCCGCCGAAATCATCAAGGGCCACAAGGTTGCCCCGACCGTCAAGATGTGGGTCGTTCCGGGCTCCATGAAGATCAAGGTGGAAGCCGAACAGCTCGGTCTCGACAAGATCTTTAAGGAAGCCGGTGCCGAATGGCGCGAAGCAGGCTGCTCGCTCTGCCTCGCCATGAACCCGGATAAGCTCAAGGGTCGCCAGGTCAGCGCAAGCTCCAGCAACCGTAACTTCAAGGGCCGCCAGGGCAGCCCGACGGGCCGCACCATCCTCATGAGCCCCGCCATGGTGGCAGCAGCCGCCATCGAAGGCAAGATCACCGACGTCCGCAAGTACATCAAGTAACGCAAGGAGATTTAAAAAATGAATTCTATCGACATTGTTAAAGGTTCCGGCGTTCCTGTACGCGGCAACGACATCGACACAGACCGTATCATCCCGGCACGCTTCCTCAAGTGCGTGACTTTCGAAGGCCTCGGCGCAAACGCCTTTGCCGACGATATCGCAGGCCTCGCCGCTCAGGGCAAGGTCCACCCCTTCCGCGATCCGGCCTACAAGAACGGTTCCATTCTCGTTTCGAACCAGAACTTCGGTTGCGGTTCCAGCCGTGAACACGCTCCGCAGGCTCTCAAGCGCTGGGGCATCCGCGCCATCATCGCCGAAAGCTACTCCGAAATCTTCTTCGGTAACTGTGTGGCCATTGGCGTGCCTTGCTA
Coding sequences within it:
- the leuC gene encoding 3-isopropylmalate dehydratase large subunit — protein: MGKSLYQKIFESHTVAKLPSGQCQLFIGLHLCHEVTSPQAFAQLREEGQKVLFPERTFATVDHIIPTTFPERNRPLQDGISEEMFSHIENNTKNNGIKFFGPSTCEQGVIHIVGPEEGVTQPGMTVACGDSHTATHGAFGAIAFGIGTSQVADVLATQTLAMSPLKTRRIKFTGKLKPGVTAKDVALAYIAKLGVNGGVGYAYEFAGPVIEEMGMEGRMTVCNMAIEGGARVGYCNPDEKTFEYLKGRPYAPKADKWDEAVAYWKSVATDADAQFDDEVEINCDNLEPMVTWGITPAQAIPLNGNMPKIDEFEGSEKKVISEAYEYMGWEEGSKMIGRPIDIAFVGSCTNGRLSDLQAAAEIIKGHKVAPTVKMWVVPGSMKIKVEAEQLGLDKIFKEAGAEWREAGCSLCLAMNPDKLKGRQVSASSSNRNFKGRQGSPTGRTILMSPAMVAAAAIEGKITDVRKYIK
- a CDS encoding M23 family metallopeptidase yields the protein MQRKVLESLYNQGGLSLFAISDEETLPTEALHKFALALNAGARFIVIDFTGKRPFEGNAPFQTSHLSQKLLSAEDIQKITASSTEDGCISFTGTKAIPTSDIEFRTLYHNLKNLEKIAPQVIGIVSTEQVENVGKLVAMARLLIMHVTPLSMKSAASFIEDVKEAQKIEILWLSKERPARRAYPKARKAISRNASATKEAFNLDFQKNPEELAKVIQKLHKVSILVKNPLDGFPRLIRNLFPLLLIAVIIAPFLFVTDIDRSDSNLRDRIQERNQLSVAPSFEYTFDGNESMQRIARYAIGRFDAIITNEKMIKNYVAKTLEDNGYGVTAWEKGCHNIPPKGTTIRFSRPDEIKRPASADTIGAAWKFWTSVISDSIAYITEFYHETATATQRKHNGIDVASRQGARILAPYGAKAWTSRDERGGVIIALVRKQDVILFMHCDKLLYLNGQEVMPGDPIATVGTTGHTTGPHAHIVTGLVSKKGKKRIGNVRYDVIDPIKWFYKFKPTSK
- a CDS encoding 3-isopropylmalate dehydratase small subunit; its protein translation is MNSIDIVKGSGVPVRGNDIDTDRIIPARFLKCVTFEGLGANAFADDIAGLAAQGKVHPFRDPAYKNGSILVSNQNFGCGSSREHAPQALKRWGIRAIIAESYSEIFFGNCVAIGVPCYKVSHEVADKILSWIEAHPSEELVTSTESRTLKMGDETIELTLADGPRGQFLDGSWHARSALMANADKVQELAKKLPYMQFLKNA